Below is a genomic region from Rhodohalobacter mucosus.
TTTCTATCATTTAGAATTGCCAAATCCTGAGAAATATGAAATAATTGTTGAAGATGTTTTATCTAAAAAAATTCTGGAAGCAGTGATACAAAGTCTGGGCCACGGAGCTGTTTCAACAATAGAAGTCAAATTTTTTCCTGGAGGAAGCTCGATTATTAAAACCGACTTTCTAAAGGTATATAGTCAAAATGATAATACTACACGGTTTATTGTATTAGATGGAGATGAAAAGAAAGTTGATCGACATGTTAACCCAGATAGTTTAACTGATGCTGAAAAAACGGAAGAAATTCTAAGCGAGCTCATAAAATCTCAGACTGGGATAAAAATCTCATTTCATCCTAATAGCTATGATGAAGGAGGGCAGGTTGAAGGAAAAATTGATCTAATGCTTCGTTACTTGAAATACTATAATGAATGTGTCTATTACCTACCAGCCCAACAGCCAGAGGAGATTATCTGGAATAGAGATTATGCTGAAAGCATTTTAGGTGTCCGTGATGATAAAGAAGAAGTCTGGGATGAAGTTGAAAGCGAAGAAAATTTTAAATCGAAATTTTATATCCTAAAAAAGGCTTTATTTGATACAGATGAGAAAATTGACAATCTATATTCTATGTTTATAAAGCAATGGGTCAATAAAAAAGATGACAATTTTGAGAGCATCGTTAATTTGATTAATCGCATAAGAAATCACTAATGGCTGAGGATTGGACAAGAAATGAAGTAATTGCCATAGTAAGCGACTATTATGACATGCTCAAAAAGGAGTTGTCTGGAATAGATTATGTCAAAGCACAGCATCGCAGAAATGTTGTAAAATTACTAAATGACAGATCTGAAGGATCCATTGAATTCAAACATCAAAATATAAGTGCTGTTCTCATCGAAATGGGCCTGCCTTATATCCCAGGTTACAAACCTCGGGGTAATTATCAGCAGTTGTTAAAAGAAGAAGTAGAAAATTACTTGAGTCTACACCCAGAATTGGATGAGGTGATTGGAAATTTTTTGAATGCCGATCTGAAACTTCCACAACTCGATGCTTTTCTAAACAGTGAAGTAGAAGTTCCGAAATTCGAAATCAAAGTAGATGAACCGTTTCTCAGCTACACTGGTAGGTTGGAACGGAATTATTACAAACAAGAGCTTAAAAATAAAAAATTAGGATTGCTAGGCGAAGAATTTGTCATCAACTATGAGAAACAAAGACTAATCAATCTCGGGATGAAATCTTATTCCAATAAAATCGAGCACATTTCTCAAACAGATGGTGATTCTGCTGGATTTGATATTCTATCATTCAGTGAAGACGGAAAAGAAAAATTCATTGAAGTTAAAACAACTCAAATGGGTAAAGATGCCCCTTTTTACTTTACCCGTAATGAGTTCAGTTTTTCTAAATCAAACGCTGATAAATACAGTCTTTACAGGCTATTCAATTTCAGGAAAGATCCTAAATTTTATCAGCTTAAAGGTTCTTTGAAAGAAACCAGTTACAACTTGCCTACAGAGTATTTGGGTTGGCCGAAGTGAATGCGATGTAATATTTGATAACAATTATTTAATTAGTAGAGATCTGCTTAAGCAAAACTTTATGTGATTTAGCCACAAAGTTTCTTACAAGTTGTCGACCCCATATTATTTGCTTACCCAAGCATCAAGAAGTCCGCCCTATTCATTAAGCGGATTGCCAACCGACCAAAACTCGGGCACTGTGACCAAATCAATGCGGGGGAGGAAATGTTCAACCGCACAATCGTCCCCCCGAATTTCGGGGCAATGACCAAATATGGAATATGCCTTTCACCATTTTGCAGGATCCATTAAACAATTATTCCTATACCACCTCAAAAGTCAACCAAATTGGGAAACCTTACCCTGAATGACGAACAGCTTAGTCGGCTTAACAGCTCCTATGCCCAGGCCGGCGTCAAGTGGCTGGCCATGTTTGGCGGCCTGTGGGCCGAGGTGCTTGAAATGAAGAACGGCCTGCTGGTGCTCTCAATTACCTGGCCCAAACACGCTGTTCAAACCGGCTATCGGCATGAGAAAATCGGGCTGCTGCTTCGGATCCTCTTCCGGTGTCGTGCATCCTCCGACTATGATCTGCTCAATGGCCTGAGGCGGGTCTACATCCTTTCCTCCATTGACAACAGCGGCGGGGGAAAATATTCAACCGCACAACCGACCAATGTTCAATGACCAGTGGGGGAAACGGCGGCTATTTTTGCTGTTCCTGGTTCGGTTGATTTGCCACGGAGAGAAGAGTGTGAAATGTTCAACCGCTCAACAGATCAATGTTCAATGACCAATGGGAGAGCCGGCGGCTATTATTGCTGTTCCTGGTTCGGTTGACTTGCCACGGAAGGACGGGGGGAACAGGGGGGAATGATCAACCGCTCAACCGAGCAACTGATCAATTACCAAGCGGGGAAGCAGTCAGCTTTCAGCTATTTCCATGGTAATGGATTGGTTTATTTGCCACGGAAGCACGGAGGAAAATTCGACTTGAGTATTGTGTTTTGAGACGGGCTTACTACAGTGTACAGTATGTCAGTCGTAAGGCAGAAGGCTCCACTACGCTAACTAGTTCGCGAATGCTTCGTAGTTCAGGAAGCTTACACAGGCAGAAGGCAAAAGCATGCCCTGAGCGGAGTCGAATGGGTGAAAAGTGAAAAAAGATGCAGCCTGATTCAATACTCCACTTTGTCGGTTGTGCGGTTGTTCGGTTGTGCGATTGGTCGGTTTCCTCCGGTTGTCGGTCGCTCTACAAAATTCAGGGATTGACAACGTTTGACGTCTGACGTTTGACGTTTCGCTTCGCGGTTCTACGCTTCGCTTCGAATCCCCTCCCACTTTATCGGTTTCTCTGTTTCTCTGATTCTCTGTTTCTCTGTTCGTCGGTTGCCTTGAGCTTTCGTGGCGGCGCGGGACGAGCTCCTTGTTTACTCCAAAATCCAATGCGCCGCCATCTTCAATACACCGGAGCCTGTCATGTCGACTGAGTGATCCGTCAGCCGACGGAGAATGCACGGCCCCGTAGGGATCGCTATGCCAAGACATCCCCTAACGTGGTTCCTGGGCAGGCTTTGGCAGGACGTACGGGTATGTCAGTGCAGCGATCTGGGTGTCGAGGCATGGGTCCAGTCCCCACGGGACACACCCCTGGTATTGCCTGCGGCAACACCTTCCCCTCTCCAGAGGGGACTTCTTTCCGTCTTACATCTCACTTTATCGGTTTCTCTGTTTCTCGGTTCATCTGTTCTTCTGTTCGTCTGTTTCTCCGTTCCTCCGTTCCTTCCCATTATTCCGGCTTATGATGAACATAAATAATTCTTATGGTACTTCTATCCGATATTAACATTACTTTATGCGCGGCAAAAATGAACCCCGGACATAGCGGCTAAGGTGATGCACCGGCCGGGCTGCTCCGGGTCATCCCCCATGACGAACAGACACAAATGGATTTCCTGGCAGATTTCTTCATACGGTTCCTGGTACAGTTTCAATCACCCACGCTGGGCTTTTTGATCGGCGGCATGCTCATTGCCGCGCTGGGCAGCAAGCTTAAAATTCCCAACCCGATCTACCAGTTTGTGGTGTTTATGCTGCTGATGAAGATCGGGCTAAACGGCGGGATTGAGATCCGCGAGGCGAACCTGTTTGCCATGGCCCTGCCGGCGTTCTTCTCCATCCTGATCGGGCTGGCAATTGTGCGCGTGGGCATCGCCATCTTCGGCCTGCTGCCGGGCGTGAACAGTGCGGACGGCTTTGCCACGGCGGGCCTGTTCGGGGCGGTAAGCGCCTCCACCCTGGCCGTTGCCATTGTGATGCTGGAGGAGGAGGCGATCGCCTTCGAGGCGTGGGCGCCCGCGCTCTACCCGTTCATGGACATCCCCGCGCTCATCCTGGCCATCGTAATGGCCAATATTCACATGAAGAAAGAGGAGAACGGCGGAGGAGAGGTGGACGTGAATGTGTGGGGGATCGTGAAAGAGAGCCTGCGCGGATCCGCCCTCTCGGCCCTGCTGCTCGGCCTGGCGCTGGGACTGTTTACCAATTCCGGCTCGGTCCTCGAGTCGTTCTATGAGCCGCTCTTTCGCGGGTTTCTCTCCATCCTGATGCTGATTATGGGCATGGAGGCGTACGACCGCATCAAGGAACTGCGCAGCGTGGCCCACTGGTACGCCATCTACGCAGGGTTTGCACCGCTGCTGCACGGACTCATTGCGTTCGGACTGGGCTACATCGCGCACCTGCTGGTGGGATTCAGCCCGGGCGGGGTGATCATCCTGTCGGTCATCGCTTCGTCGAACTCGGATATTTCGGGTCCGCCAACCCTGAGGGCCGGCATTCCATCGGCCAATCCTTCTTCCTATATTGGCGCATCCACCAGCGTGGGAACACCCGTGGCCATTGCGGTGGCCATCCCGCTGTTCATTGCCCTTGCGCAAATTGTATTTGATATCTAAACGTCACGCTATCTCACTGACAACATCCCGGAGGAGACGATTATGACATACCACAAAGCGAAAAAGGTTGTAATTATTGCGGAAAAGATGCTCTCTGAAAAGATCTGCAGGATCATCGATGCCAGCGGTGCGCGCGGTTACACGGTGGTGCCCGCAGGCGGCCGGGGCGCCCATCACAAGCACTACACCTCCGAACGCGCCTCAGTTGTGGACGATTTTGCAACGGTGAGAATCGAGGTTGTCGTGAACAACAAAACCACTGCCGAGGAGATCGGCAATCAGGTTGTGGAGCAGTGTTTTGACAAGTATTCGGGCATTGTGTACCTGGAGGATGTGGAGGTTTTAAGGCCGGGTAAGTTTGGGGGTAAGTAGTGAGTATTGGGTATTGGGTATTGAGACATAGGTCCCGCCCCTGCCGGACACACCCCTGGTATTGCCTGCGGCATCACCTTCCCCTCTCAAGAGGGGACTTCATCACCGCCCCTCACGTTTGACGTCTGGCGTTTGGTATCTCATCTTTCCCCTATCCCTTTCTCGGTTGTTCTGTTGCTCGGTTGCTCTGTTTGTCTGTTTATTCCGGTTGTTCTGTTCGTCGGTTTCTTTTCTCCGCCAATGGCGGCAATTTGGGTGTCGAGGCATTGGTCCCGCCCCTGCCGGACACACCCCTGGTATTGCCTACGGCAACACCTTCCCCTCTCCAAAGGGGACTTCTTCACCGCCCCTCACGTTTGATGTCTGACGTTTGGTATCCCATCTTTCCCCTACCCCTTTCTCGGTTGTTCTGTTGCTCGGTTGCTCGGTTCGTCTGTTCATCCGTTCATTCATTCATCCGTTCGTCTGTTTCTCCGTTCCTCCGTTTCCCATGTTTCACAAATCCTGCCGTTTGTCTATGTTGCCTGTAGACTCTTTTCCATGATGCTGATACGGATCAACCAATAACCAAATCCCACTCGCCATGCGCCAGATTGTAAACACTTCAAACGGCGGCTATGATGTTCTGGAGGTGCAGGAGGTTGCGGACCTCGCGCCATCCGACGATCAACTGCTGATCCAGGTAAAAGCCTCCGGGCTCAATTTTGCCGATATCCTCGCACGCAAGGGGCAGTACCCCGACGGCCCGGACAAGCCGTGCGTGATGGGCTATGAGGTGTCCGGCATTGTCGCGGATGCAGGTTCCAGGGTAAGCCGGGAGTGGATCGGCAAGGAGGTGCTGGCCATCACCCGGTTCGGCGGGCAGGCGGAGCAGGTGCTGGTAAAGGAGAACCAGGTTCACATCAAGCCGGAGCGGCTCTCGTTTGAAGAGGCCGCCACGCTGCCGGTGAACTACATCACCGCGTGGGTGCTGATCGTGGTGATGGGCGGTCTGCGGGCCGGGGAATCGGTGTTGATCCACAACGCGGGTGGCGGCATGGGCCTGGCCCAGCTCGACATTGCGCGGCACATCGGAGCCACAACCTATGGAACCGCCAGTCCGCGCAAACACGATTTTCTGTCCGACCGCGGACTCGATCACGCCATCGACTACCGCACGGGCGACTGGCTGGAGGAACTGATGGACCTGACCGACGACCGCGGCGTGGAGCTGATCACCGATCCGCTCGGCGGCAGCCACTGGAAGAAGAGCATGAAGGCGCTGCGATCAACGGGACGCCTGGGCATGTACGGCATCTCGACGGCCAGCTCGGGCGCCAGCAATCCGGTTGCGTCCACCTTCCGCATGCTCAAGACCCTGGCCGGGATGCCGATCTACCATCCGCTGCCGCTTATCGGCAAGAACCGGGGCGTGTACGGGGTGAACCTGGGCCATCTATGGCACGAGGCCGACAAGGCGTCCGGCTGGGTGAGCGACATCCTGACCGGCGTGGAAGAGGGATGGATCAACCCGCACGTCGACACCACCTTCTCCTTCGACAACGCCGGCGAGGCGCACCGCTACATTGAGGAGAGAAGGAATATCGGGAAGGTGATTTTGGTGCCGGAGTGATGAAGTGTTCATGTGTTAAGGGTGCTGAAGTGTCTTTTGTTGGTTGTTAGTGGTCCGTTGTGAGTAGTTGGTTTCTCTTTTCATTGGTTTCCTGTCTTTTTTACATGCGGCGCGGGAAAGGCTTGACACTATCCCATAACCTATGCGCCGCCCTTCCCTACCATGACAACTGTCATGTCGACCGTAGGCCGCAGGCCAGAGCGGAGACATCCCCGTATGTGGTTCTGGGGCAAATTTTTGTAAAACCTACGGGTATGCATGGTGAGGAGATCCCTCCGTTCGTTCTTCGTCCCCCGCCTTTTGGGACAGTATAGCGAAGACATCCCCATTCGTGGTTCTTGGGCAGGCTTGGCAAAACGTAAGGGTATGCGTGGTTAGGGGATCCTTCCGGTCGTGGTTCCGGGGCAGGCTTTGAAAGAACGTAAGGGTATGCATGGTCAGGGGATCCCTCCGCTACGGCCTCCGGCCTCCGGTCGGGATGACAAGTACGCTGTGGGTACTTGTGCGGCGCATCCGGATCTCAATTGAACCACTATTTTCCCGCGGCGCATGGAGTGTGTCAGGCAGTGGGCAGAAGGCAACATACTGCCATAGTTCGAATTCCCCTACTTTGTCGGTTCATCGGTTGGACGTTCCTCTGTTCTTCTGTTTCCTTAATTTTTAATGGCGGCGCAGACCGAACCCAACTGTTTTCTCCAAATTCCTATGCGCCGTGCTTTAATAACACCCGCACATGTCATGTCGACCAAATGAGCGGAGCGAATGCGTGGAGACATCCCCATGCGTGGTTCTGGGGCAGGCTTGGCAAAACGTAAGGGTATGCGTGGTCAGGGGATCCCTCCGCTACGGCCTTTGGCCTCCGGTCGGGATGACAAGTACGCTGTGGGTACTTGTGCGGCGCATCTGGATCTCAATTGAACCGCTGCTTTCCCGCGCCGCATCGGGCACATAAGAGACTAAGGGAAAAATATGTAAGGAGTCTGGGATTTCGGGTTCTTACAAGTATGAATAGAATAAAGAGCTACAACGTTTACATCATGACCAATGCTCATCACACCGTCCTGTATACGGGAATGACAGGACGAAGCCTGAAACGAACCGCCGAGCATAAATCCATGCAGATGCCGGGTTTCACGAGTCGCTATAAAGTGACGAAACTGGTGCACTGGGAATCATATGCAGACGTACACGAAGCCATTGCCAGGGAAAAACAGATCAAGCGATGGAGCCGTGAAAAGAAAATTGCATTGATTGAAAAATATAATCCCGAATGGAGGGATTTGTATGATGAGTTGCTGTTGAAAAGGAAGTAATTCACTCCCGCGGCGCTGGAAGATCTCACTTCTTTCCCAAAACCCTGCGCGCCGCGCCTTAATGACACACGCACCTGTCATGTCGACCGTAGGCCACAGGCCGGAGTGGAGACATCCCCATGCGTGGTTCTGGGGCAGGCTTTGAAAGAACGTACGGGTATGCATGGTCAGGGGATCCCTCCACTTTGTCGGTTGCTCG
It encodes:
- a CDS encoding DUF3883 domain-containing protein: MAEDWTRNEVIAIVSDYYDMLKKELSGIDYVKAQHRRNVVKLLNDRSEGSIEFKHQNISAVLIEMGLPYIPGYKPRGNYQQLLKEEVENYLSLHPELDEVIGNFLNADLKLPQLDAFLNSEVEVPKFEIKVDEPFLSYTGRLERNYYKQELKNKKLGLLGEEFVINYEKQRLINLGMKSYSNKIEHISQTDGDSAGFDILSFSEDGKEKFIEVKTTQMGKDAPFYFTRNEFSFSKSNADKYSLYRLFNFRKDPKFYQLKGSLKETSYNLPTEYLGWPK
- a CDS encoding sodium-dependent bicarbonate transport family permease; protein product: MDFLADFFIRFLVQFQSPTLGFLIGGMLIAALGSKLKIPNPIYQFVVFMLLMKIGLNGGIEIREANLFAMALPAFFSILIGLAIVRVGIAIFGLLPGVNSADGFATAGLFGAVSASTLAVAIVMLEEEAIAFEAWAPALYPFMDIPALILAIVMANIHMKKEENGGGEVDVNVWGIVKESLRGSALSALLLGLALGLFTNSGSVLESFYEPLFRGFLSILMLIMGMEAYDRIKELRSVAHWYAIYAGFAPLLHGLIAFGLGYIAHLLVGFSPGGVIILSVIASSNSDISGPPTLRAGIPSANPSSYIGASTSVGTPVAIAVAIPLFIALAQIVFDI
- a CDS encoding P-II family nitrogen regulator, which encodes MTYHKAKKVVIIAEKMLSEKICRIIDASGARGYTVVPAGGRGAHHKHYTSERASVVDDFATVRIEVVVNNKTTAEEIGNQVVEQCFDKYSGIVYLEDVEVLRPGKFGGK
- a CDS encoding zinc-binding dehydrogenase, with product MRQIVNTSNGGYDVLEVQEVADLAPSDDQLLIQVKASGLNFADILARKGQYPDGPDKPCVMGYEVSGIVADAGSRVSREWIGKEVLAITRFGGQAEQVLVKENQVHIKPERLSFEEAATLPVNYITAWVLIVVMGGLRAGESVLIHNAGGGMGLAQLDIARHIGATTYGTASPRKHDFLSDRGLDHAIDYRTGDWLEELMDLTDDRGVELITDPLGGSHWKKSMKALRSTGRLGMYGISTASSGASNPVASTFRMLKTLAGMPIYHPLPLIGKNRGVYGVNLGHLWHEADKASGWVSDILTGVEEGWINPHVDTTFSFDNAGEAHRYIEERRNIGKVILVPE
- a CDS encoding GIY-YIG nuclease family protein, with the protein product MNRIKSYNVYIMTNAHHTVLYTGMTGRSLKRTAEHKSMQMPGFTSRYKVTKLVHWESYADVHEAIAREKQIKRWSREKKIALIEKYNPEWRDLYDELLLKRK